In Nymphaea colorata isolate Beijing-Zhang1983 chromosome 10, ASM883128v2, whole genome shotgun sequence, the genomic stretch tatatatatatatatatatatatatatatatatatatatatatatatatatatatcatgaaacTAAGGCTGAAGCCCCTTGTTTGAATACAAAAGTTTCATACGCGTGCTATCAGCGCATGCATGCTATTATCACACTTGTTTAGTATCATGTTGTTGTTTATCTATGTCTTTTCTTTTCGTCCTTCATCGTAATCAATTGTTTTCTAGTTTAGATGATGGATcatatcttatatatatatgttagagattgattgtttttttataAGGGATGAAGCTTATCTAAGCACAAAGTAATTGTTGTTTTGAATGCTGATGAATATCTAATATTATCTCCTAGTAGCTACGCAGGAAAGACTCCTGTTGCACAttattcattcattttcttcatcaagtTTCAAATGGGCTGTAATGCTTTCATTACTTTCTCTTTTTAAAGTTAAGATCATTCTAGCAGTACCCGATGCGTTAGGCGGTTTTCAAGAGTgttacctttttttatttgtcttttgAGTTCATGCAGTCACCAAAATGTTGCAACATAAGATTGAGTGAAATATGATAATTAACCAAAAGTTCTATGAGAACTGATCAATCATGATTCCTTCGATCAATTAAACTGAAAACCTTCTTCGttgcatgtttttaaattttattttataaggTTCTTTGGATACTGTACTTGTTAATCTAAGCAGATTGATAAAATGACTCGTCATATATTTCCTCACTCTAAATAAGTACTTTTCTGTTCACTcgaatatttgaaaattttcttaattaacaTGCATTAACTttcttaaaattgaaaaaaaaactatttaataaaaaaaattaaaacttaaaattaaaaaaaaactactttattaaaaagaaagaaattaagggCCGGGCAGAATTTGTCCGCTCTGGCCTGGGATTGTCCTCCCAGGAGGCATGACGTTCTGAAGGCGTCATCAGCCTTTCTTCATTTGTCCTCTTTCCCATGTGGCATCCCCTGTTTGCCAAACATGCGCCAGTGGAAGCATCAGGCGGAATTTTCACCCGGGGAGAAAAATCTTCCCCCACGAATTGACAACATGTACGGGAGCCTCTGCCGACCTCACGTTTCATTCATGCCGCTGAGTCAAGCGGGGAGCCGTCGGGAAACAATTCAAACACGAAGAAGTTTTCTCGCGTCTGAGGGGACAAGGTGTCAGGGTCAAGTGGGGGGGAGGAGGTGTGATGCGGACTCCAATTTGGATGGCGAGGATTCTGAGCGGGGGAGGGACGAGCGACTGAAGAGCCAGGATCGCTGTTGACTGCGCTCTGTATCAGCACCTCCCCCTCCGTCCATTTTCCCCGCCgtgtggaagaaaaagaagagggaggGCAGAGACATTCGAAGGGAGAGAAAGGTGGGGCGAGCGAGAGCCGTCCTCCTTCGGAAGTGGGAAGTGAGATTTTGCGGCTTCCTTCTCCGctcactcttcttcttctcctttcgGTGCTTCTTCTTCTCGCTCCATTCTGTGGAGTTCGCGGCCTCTTGTGCGACGAATCAGTATATTCCGGCGggtagagggagagggagggagagtcTCCGTTTTATCCTTCGTCGTACTTCCGGCCGTTAGTCGTTGTCCGATTGGACGACTGAATCCATCTCGATACGgaattcttttttcctttcatgagCTCGTTTGCCGGTGAGATAcagttttctctttgttttcaatttaaattattttccagttcttccttctctctctctctctctctctgctctgtCTCagtcagtctctctctctcttcttctaacGCTAGTTCGGGAACGAAGAGAATATTGTGTTCTGGAGGAGCTGTACATGGTTCCTCAGCTAAAAGCTAATTTTTTGACAGTTGCAgtattttttaatggaaattggagagagagagagagagagagagagagagagagagattctgtTCCAGATGCGGTTCTCTTAGAAAAACCTATTGACGGAAGCTTTGCTCCAGCTTATCGGCCGGACGCGTAGATGTTAAGCAAGACTGCAAGAGGATAATAACTgaattttgtcctttttttaaattctgGATTTATTGTGAAAGTTTCAGATTTTTTCGCAGACGAGCCGACGAGGGCATACGTATTTGAAGTTTTTTGCTTCTAGCTGAAGTGATACGTCTGTTCTTGATGCAAAAGTTTTGTGTTGCTTTATGAACTCTTCAGTAGCAGAATTTTCATCCTCAGAGAGGATGGTCTTGTATGAAGCAAGCCATCACCAGTGGAGGGAACCGTTTAAACATGATAACGGCTTTAACACGGGCGTGTCTCTGATTCTGCAGCCAGACTCTGGAGCAGACACAATGAGGGTGTGTTGCACCGATCCTTGATTTCCCTTGATTATTCTTATAACTGGTCTTTCTGTTCATTGTTGCGGCCAAAAAGTCTTATTTATGAACAAATTCTAGTCAGAAGATGGGCTCAACGGTATGCTGGCGACTTCCAAAAGCTCCGATCAGGAGGCAAATAAGCCTAGCGAGAAGGTGAGCTTGTGAATGTTGAAGATTTGTTCTTTTTAACACAATTATTTGTatgtctccttttttttttttttcagaacatGCACCCCCAAAACCTCTTTCCAAACCACACCACACCACACCACCCGCTACCTTCCCaccccaaccaaaaaaaaaaaactttattctTTCTCACTACTTTCGTCTTCCTACGTTCCGAACGTGTCATGTTCTCTGAAAAGAGGCATGCGTCTTCCACGACCATCAGTGAAACTGGTTATACAATTTAGTTCTGCTTCTTGAGGGGCAGATTTTTTGAGGCAACTGGGCGCATTTATTGTTCTGCATGAAACATCCTGCTAAGGTCCTCTATTTTTTACCCTTAAAAGCTAGACACTCTATTGTACTTCACAGTTTCTTGTCTTCTCCATGTACTGATGTgaagttttttccatgttttccttGCTGTTGCGTGAATAGTGCATActtttatgtattatatgttTGATGCCATTGAGATGGTATTGGAGTGCCTCGTGGTAATTATGGGACCTATCCTTCTTGTGTCTGATTTGATCATGTTAATTACCTGTTTGCTTTTGCTATTTATGGAAAGATCAACTGTGACGAGTGTATGGTTCTAATTACTTGTAGTTCATCTTTTaaggtgctttttttttatatatcctGGAAGATTTGTAGGGTCCTTTCAAACTCATGACAGTTTAACATTTTTGACACTTGTCTACTCCTTTTCTCTCGCTACTTTAATTTGGAAAGGAACTTATATGAGCCGATTTTATTTGCaggcttttcattttattctaGAAAGCATTCTCATCTCCTTAAACTAAACAAAGAATGAACTCTTTGAATCATGATCTATGAGACTTTCCTGTTTCATTTTGTTAACTACTGAATGGTTTTCGCCTACAGATGAACATAGAAGCTTTATTCTCTAAATCTCAGTCTCTCAATCATATTCATACCTTGTTGGTGCCTTCTaatgtaaaatttcataatatTTACTCATTTCGTAGGCAATTAAAAAGCTAACCTTACCAAATCACGTGCTTCTTATATTGTGTGAATGCACGCGCATGTGTGTATATTATAATTGTCATTCCTTTGGAAGGAATGCCCTTAGCTGCTGAAATTTTGAACTGCCAAATTTTCCGTCTTTTATTCTTCAAAGTTTGCTTTTAGATTTATCCGTTGTATTCATTAATTAGCTTTGCCTGCAATTGGCTTTAGGCTTTAGCTATCCTGTTCGTGTGTGAAATTAGCTAGATTAACATATTAAAGTTGTGAGTGTGATTGTTGGTAaagtttatatgttttttttttccacctaTAACTTTTCTTGCCTTCTGTTTCATGTGCATGTCTGTAGGCCCTGAGGCGATTAGCGCAAAATAGAGAAGCTGCTCGGAAGAGCCGTTTACGgaaaaaagtaaatgaaacATGGGTGACTTTCTGAAAGTTActgcaacaagataatatcatATATTGAATGTTTTATTTCTAACTGATATTTTGCTATAGGCCTATGTTCAGCAACTAGAGTCAAGCCGTCTGAAGTTGACACAATTGGAGCAAGAACTTGAGCGAGCCAAACAGCAGGTATATGAAGCTTCATATCATCTTTTATAGACTTTGTCTCCTTTTATTTGTGTGATCTGTTGACATGTTGATGTTGTTTTACCTAATATAGGGTGTATATGTTGGTGGAAATACTGGAGATTCCATCCATGGAATTCCTGGAGCAAATAATGCAGGTTTGCCATTTTTTACcatatatgaaaaatactaTTGTAAAGATCTACACGAATACAATGTCAATTAACTAGAAATAAATAATGGATGTGCATATATGCTATTGAGTCAAATAGTGTTGAACGTTGTACTTAACTAATGCAACTTATCTAGGCTTGAGAACTGAAACATTGATACTCCAACAAGCCAATCGCCTAACTAGCACACCATAACAGTGAATCCAGAATTGAGAAGGGCCATGGGTTGTATGTCCTAGGTTCATCTTGTGGAGGGAAGTCCTTTTCTGAATCTTATGTCGCCTTTTGTAATTACTCAAATTACACATTACAGGAAGGTTGCAGACAAGGAGGAGGGAACATATTATGTGTTATTTGCAAGGTTAGAAGCTTAATATAGGAGATGTTGGAACAATGAGACTTGGTATACCTACTAGTCTAATCGCACAAAGGCCTGAGTACAAGAAGAGTCTTAGATTCAACTGACATGTTATTTCTGGCATATTCATATGAGGTACATCTTACTACATGATGTAGAAAGAAGTATTGAATGTAAATCTGGATCTTATGTACATTAAAGGAACTGAACCTTTCATCCCATGTGTGCTTGAAGAGAAACAGGAAAGAAAAGCTTGAGGGTGGGGCCGTGAGCATTATCGTGATAGCTATACTGCATTATGTTGTGTTATATTGTGTGGATGCAACAAGTTCCAGTTTGCGCATGACTCAAGAACATCTGCCATCTAGGTTTTGTACATGGGTTGCTTCAAGTTTGATTGGCTACCATCTGATTAAGTAGTCATGATATTGGCAACATCCAAACATGAATGACATTCATTTATTCCACAGATATGAACCATGATTGAAAATGAAACTGAACATATCAACTGGATGAGAGGCAAGGAAAAATTTCAGAATTGTATACCATTAGGGATCTTTATTCTGATAAGTTTAGCTGCCACATGTCATGTAGATGCAGTGGATGCAGCATGgtaataaaaaagaaggaaaaaaatgcaaccACGATGGAGAATTGATGTTATATCTGCTATATTCATTGATTTCCCAAGCCTCTAATTGAAATTCATACCTGCCAGTATTTTAAGGCAACTAAGTCTGCATGTGATCAGTAACACTAGTAACTGCCGCATGTTCAGTAACACTAGTAACTGCCTTGTGGGTGTTTTCCAttgttttgttcctttaatGTGTATATAGGACCATATAGAAGGGAAAACATCAGGCTGTGATTATTAGATCTAAAAGAGCCTAATCTATACATAAGAAGAGCGTAATCAGGTACCAGCTAAGTTTTGTCGATGGAGATCCCACTGATTAGCTTCCTTTATAGAAACATTCAAAGATGTGAGCTCTTGTCAGGAGTTCAAAACCCACAAATACAATAATGCTTTTCTGGTTTTTCTTATGCAGTACCAATGTAGTCTTGAGCCTAGGTGACAACCCATGTCtgtaaaatctctctctctctctcactgacATACACGCTCTTGTGCATGTGCAGACAAATATAAGTGCTTGCAAATGTATGGGTATATTCAGATGATATCATGTCTTTTGTTAGCCTCTTTAGTTTCTGATTCTTGTCAACTGGGAAATTATAGGTGTTGTATTGTTTGAGATGGAGTACAGTACCTGGGTTGAAGACCAAAAAAGGGGGACAGATGCACTTAGAACTGCTTTGAATGCACGTGCAACTGACCTAGAGCTCCGGATTCTAGTGGAAGGTGGTCTTAAACTCTATGATGACCTTTTCGATATGAAAGCAACAGCTGCAAAGTCTGATGTCTTTCATCTAATGTCGGGCATGTGGAGAACTACTGCTGAACGGTTCTTTCTTTGGATTGGTGGATTTCGCCCTTCCGAACTTCTCAAggttgttttgtgttttttgctGATGGATGAATAATTTAATGCTAgaactttcttttcatttttctgaacaTTACTATTTCCTAGCTGCAGGTTGGTCGTGTATGATTGCTTATAAATTGCAAGAATCTTCTGATGATGTTATTTAAATTTATGATAGCTGCTCTTCTAAGACAACATTTGTTCAATGGTTTCCTCATTTCGTTGATGTGAAATCCTATGACATCGATTCTTCTGAAGGGCCACTATTTCCACCTAAGTAAAGTTTGGTAGAAGCTTCCAAAGGCATGATGGTAGGAAGGCCGACCACTACATAAAGCCTAAGCAAGCACTTGGCTTGGCAGCAAGCTACCTTTATCCGCCTTCAGCTTTCGTTATGCTCAGTAGCTCCAACAAGCCCTAAAGTTTCTTGCCGCTGAGAACTTTGCTACCAAGCTGACATGGGTTGAACCGTTCAAGTATTGGTCTAGGTGGTGCTCAGTTTGATTATGGATGTAACATACTTAATATTCGAGTATGATGATGCTTCCGACTTGGGGCGAAGTGGTCCACTGTTCACTGCATACCCACTCCCTTCGATTGCTAACCATTAGTCTACTATATAATTTTTGTAGCTTACTCTTTTAGTTCATTTCACATATAATGGGTCTCTTAAAGTGTGTAGAGTTTGATGTGTCTTTCCGTGCATTTTAGTATGCACAGGCATGCACATGCTGCTATACATGTGTACACATGTTTTCATATGTTGTGTTTTTGTAGCCCAACCCATGTTGTGCTTCAGTACCTGTGCATATCTGTGTATTGCCTACGCTATTGATGAATTGAATTAAGCTTCGAATTTTaccaattctttttcctttcagccaTGCGTACTTGTATCTGATATTAGCCATTTTTATCTTATTGGGGCTTGAGCATCAATTGTACCAATGGCCTTTTTCCAGAGAAGCAAGTAGTCTCAGTAGTTAATAAGAGCATTTATTTAAGTTGATGAAGGAGCACAGTTAAATGTCTAACTGCCATGCAGGCTTCCTTACATGCCTAATTACCATTAATGTGctatttttgtcaattttttagAGTCTTTGTTCTGTATTGTGCTTCTGGGCCATCCTAAAATCTGACTTCTGCATATGATTGACTTGAAACTCTGCTTTTCTGTGTGTgacatttttgtcttttttctcaTACATTTGATATGCGATTGTTCATTGTAGTGGACAATCTTATTTGGCTTTCAGCTATTAATATAGTTGGTGATCCTCattatttttcctatttcagCCACAAGGATAAAGGTATTATGAAACTGTTGTTTTGATACCTAAATCTACATACAAATATAGAACTTATTCTTTGTGAGATTTTCACGATAAAGCTAAGTAGATGAGCGtatgagtttttttctttcttgccaTTTTTGTCTCTGCCGGTAGGCTGGGCATTCATATGTATGTTGTTCTTCATTAATGaattatgttcatatatattgAGATACACCATATATTTCATGCCTATGTTATACTTCTGGTATAATAGCAGTTTCTGCATTCCTTGCATTTGTCTTGTAGTTTACACTTCTGCTGTCCCCATTTTCTTCATGCAGATTCTTACTCCACAACTGGAGCCTCTGACGGAAAGCCAAGTTATAGCCATCTGTGGTTTGCAGCAATCATCACAGCAGGCTGAAGATGCTCTTTCTCAGGGGATGGAGAAGCTGCAGCAAACCCTGGCTGAGGCATTGGTATCTGCTCCTTTAGGTGCACCAAACGTTACAGACTATGTGGGCCAAATGGCCACAGCCATGGACAAACTGGAGGCACTTGCAAATTTCATACTGCAGGTGAAGTTTCCTTGCTTTGTTTATgctatattttaatataatttatgCGTTCTGAAGAGAATTACCTTCTATGCTCTAAGTTGATAGATTTTGGAGCACCTTTTATTCACATCCAATAATccatgttgatttttttttttttttaaatatggaGATCAGGGATGGTCTCTCAAGGAAATATATCCTCAGCGTGTTGCATTTGTCAATGGATTATTGTAGGCCGTTTTATTTTTCTTCGTGTTTGCTTTCTTGCCTTTATGTGCTTCCTTTTTCTAGCTTTAATAGTACAGATATTCTCCTCATGAAGCGCCTGCATTTTCTTGTGACATAATGTTCATCTGAAATAAGTTTAAGCTTGATTACGTAATATATCAGCTTTGCGATGTAGATAAGTTTTTGTTGTGGTACTTATTTGTACCCTCCCTTCTTGCGTGCAGAACGTGTAACCATAGAAGTTTGCAGTTGCTTGGGAGTGCAATTAGTTATCATGTTTCTACGTTCTATTGAGTATAGCAACATAATAAATGTGCtgatttctctttctatctttGATTTTTCCAACAGGCAGATAACCTTCGGCGTCAGACTTTGCAGCGGATGTATCGAATTCTGACTGTCCGACAAGCTGCTCGGGGCCTTCTTGTCCTAGGCGACTACTTCCAGCGCCTGAGAGCTTTAAGTTCCCTTTGGACAGCTCGTCCACGTGAACCCGCGTAAATCAACTGCATGGTCTTCTCTCATCCACATGTCTGTTGCTGCTATATAATCCGTGAGATAGCCAATGAACTGAATAATGCGTTAAAGGCCACTCTTTAGTGGACATTACATGATTTTTATTCAAGGAAATCACATAAGAAAAAGTGGCCGCCATTTTCATGCAGCATCTTTGCTTAAAGGAAGCTGTACATAGGTTTTGAGGTGCTCCATGTTGCAGTGGTCGTCTGTATGACATAAATTGTATATTGTATAATGTTGCAGTTGTAACGTTATTTCAGGAAGAGGCGTTGTAAGATGCTTTCTGTTGACTTTTGTGGAAT encodes the following:
- the LOC116262068 gene encoding transcription factor TGA2-like isoform X1 — translated: MSSFAVAEFSSSERMVLYEASHHQWREPFKHDNGFNTGVSLILQPDSGADTMRSEDGLNGMLATSKSSDQEANKPSEKALRRLAQNREAARKSRLRKKAYVQQLESSRLKLTQLEQELERAKQQGVYVGGNTGDSIHGIPGANNAGVVLFEMEYSTWVEDQKRGTDALRTALNARATDLELRILVEGGLKLYDDLFDMKATAAKSDVFHLMSGMWRTTAERFFLWIGGFRPSELLKILTPQLEPLTESQVIAICGLQQSSQQAEDALSQGMEKLQQTLAEALVSAPLGAPNVTDYVGQMATAMDKLEALANFILQADNLRRQTLQRMYRILTVRQAARGLLVLGDYFQRLRALSSLWTARPREPA
- the LOC116262068 gene encoding transcription factor TGA2-like isoform X2: MNSSVAEFSSSERMVLYEASHHQWREPFKHDNGFNTGVSLILQPDSGADTMRSEDGLNGMLATSKSSDQEANKPSEKALRRLAQNREAARKSRLRKKAYVQQLESSRLKLTQLEQELERAKQQGVYVGGNTGDSIHGIPGANNAGVVLFEMEYSTWVEDQKRGTDALRTALNARATDLELRILVEGGLKLYDDLFDMKATAAKSDVFHLMSGMWRTTAERFFLWIGGFRPSELLKILTPQLEPLTESQVIAICGLQQSSQQAEDALSQGMEKLQQTLAEALVSAPLGAPNVTDYVGQMATAMDKLEALANFILQADNLRRQTLQRMYRILTVRQAARGLLVLGDYFQRLRALSSLWTARPREPA